A genome region from Longimicrobiaceae bacterium includes the following:
- a CDS encoding purine-nucleoside phosphorylase yields MQTATPIGETVAFLRERFTRAPHAVLVLGSGLGGMADEIEDPVRIPFGDIPGFPWRTQELAGHAGALVAGRLEGVEVAAMQGRFHLYEGWAPEDVALPVRALAALGARTLVVTNAAGGVRPGFRPGDLMLIADHLNFMWRNPLIGAVVPGEERFPDMSDPYDAAFRRIAEEVALELGIPLVQGVYAALLGPSYETPAEVRMLARIGADAVGMSTVPEVLVARALRIRVLGISCITNLAAGLGGQKLSHDEVMEVGAAVRDRLAALVRGVLPRVAGLNLPSEAAR; encoded by the coding sequence ATGCAGACCGCGACCCCCATCGGCGAGACCGTCGCCTTCCTGCGCGAGCGCTTCACGCGCGCGCCGCACGCCGTGCTGGTGCTGGGCTCGGGGCTCGGCGGGATGGCGGACGAGATCGAGGACCCGGTGCGCATCCCCTTCGGCGACATCCCCGGCTTCCCGTGGCGGACGCAGGAGCTGGCGGGCCACGCAGGAGCGCTGGTGGCGGGGCGGCTGGAGGGGGTGGAGGTGGCGGCGATGCAGGGGCGCTTCCACCTGTACGAGGGGTGGGCGCCGGAGGACGTGGCGCTCCCGGTCCGGGCACTGGCCGCGCTGGGCGCCCGCACGCTGGTGGTGACCAACGCGGCGGGCGGGGTCCGCCCGGGATTCCGCCCCGGCGACCTGATGCTGATCGCGGACCACCTCAACTTCATGTGGCGGAACCCGCTGATCGGCGCCGTGGTCCCGGGCGAGGAGCGCTTCCCCGACATGAGCGACCCGTACGACGCCGCGTTCCGCCGCATCGCCGAGGAGGTGGCGCTGGAGCTGGGGATCCCGCTGGTGCAGGGCGTCTACGCCGCGCTCCTGGGCCCCAGCTACGAGACCCCGGCCGAGGTCCGCATGCTCGCCCGGATCGGCGCCGACGCGGTGGGGATGTCCACCGTGCCGGAGGTGCTGGTGGCCCGCGCCCTGCGGATCCGGGTGCTCGGCATCTCGTGCATCACCAACCTGGCCGCCGGGCTGGGCGGGCAGAAGCTCTCGCACGACGAGGTGATGGAGGTGGGCGCCGCCGTGCGCGACCGCCTGGCCGCGCTGGTCCGCGGCGTCCTCCCCCGCGTGGCCGGTCTGAACCTCCCCTCCGAGGCGGCGAGATGA
- the thiD gene encoding bifunctional hydroxymethylpyrimidine kinase/phosphomethylpyrimidine kinase, with protein MPRPLPVVLSIAGSDSGGGAGIQADLKTFHAFGAFGTTAITAVTVQNTRGVTGVHPIPVETVRAQVRAVAEDLRPAACKTGMLATAELVCGVAASIREHALPNYVLDPVMVATSGDRLLDRDAERTIVEELLPLAALATPNLDEAALLAGFPVEDPAAMRRAAGALVERGARAALLKGGHLRTDELVDVLFDGREWHEWRRPKLHTTSTHGTGCTLSAAIAAGLAHGRPLRGAVEDALEYVQRAIRSAPGLGSGHGPLNHLVGMKNVE; from the coding sequence ATGCCCCGTCCCCTCCCGGTGGTCCTGTCCATCGCCGGCTCCGACTCCGGGGGCGGCGCGGGGATCCAGGCCGACCTGAAGACCTTCCACGCCTTCGGCGCCTTCGGCACCACCGCGATCACCGCCGTCACCGTGCAGAACACGCGCGGCGTGACCGGGGTGCACCCCATCCCCGTGGAGACGGTCCGCGCGCAGGTCCGCGCCGTGGCCGAGGACCTGCGCCCCGCCGCCTGCAAGACGGGGATGCTGGCGACCGCGGAGCTGGTCTGCGGCGTCGCCGCCTCCATCCGGGAGCACGCCCTCCCCAACTACGTCCTGGACCCGGTGATGGTGGCCACCAGCGGCGACCGCCTGCTGGACCGCGACGCGGAGCGCACGATCGTGGAGGAGCTGCTCCCCCTGGCCGCCCTCGCCACCCCGAACCTCGACGAGGCCGCGCTCCTGGCCGGCTTCCCGGTGGAGGACCCCGCCGCGATGCGCCGCGCCGCCGGGGCGCTGGTGGAGCGCGGCGCCCGCGCCGCCCTCCTCAAGGGGGGCCACCTCCGCACGGACGAGCTGGTGGACGTCCTCTTCGACGGCCGCGAGTGGCACGAGTGGCGCCGCCCGAAGCTGCACACCACGAGCACGCACGGCACCGGCTGCACCCTTTCCGCCGCGATCGCCGCCGGCCTGGCCCACGGCCGCCCGCTGCGCGGCGCGGTGGAGGACGCGCTGGAGTACGTGCAGCGGGCGATCCGGAGCGCGCCGGGGCTGGGGAGCGGGCACGGGCCGCTGAACCATCTGGTGGGAATGAAGAATGTAGAATGA